In Rhodamnia argentea isolate NSW1041297 chromosome 11, ASM2092103v1, whole genome shotgun sequence, one genomic interval encodes:
- the LOC115733678 gene encoding 2-hydroxyisoflavanone dehydratase-like, whose protein sequence is MASETDEVDKEFRFFKVYKDGRLEFFMPPVEKIPPSNDPNTGVRSKDVVISSDPPVSARIFLPRVSDPGRKLPLLFYIHGGGFCAQSPFSHRHHNFASTVAAEAGAIVVSVEYGLFPARPVPACYEDSWAALRWVAGHADGDGPDAWLNEHADFSRVFIGGNSAGGNISHTLAARVGSIGLPAGVRVVGVILIHPYFGGTEDDQMWLYMCPTNGGLSDPRLKPAKEDLARLGCEKVLVFVAEKDHLREVGIGYTEELKKSGWRGSVELVEHVGVDHSFHTNDPKSEKAVELMDKFVSFIKHN, encoded by the coding sequence ATGGCTTCGGAAACCGACGAGGTGGACAAAGAGTTCCGATTCTTCAAAGTCTACAAGGACGGCCGCTTGGAATTTTTCATGCCTCCCGTCGAGAAGATCCCGCCCTCCAATGATCCCAACACCGGTGTCCGTTCCAAGGACGTCGTCATCTCGTCGGACCCGCCCGTGTCCGCTCGGATCTTCTTGCCCCGCGTCTCCGACCCGGGCCGGAAGCTCCCCCTGCTCTTCTACATTCACGGCGGTGGGTTCTGCGCGCAATCCCCCTTCTCCCACCGCCACCACAACTTCGCCAGCACCGTCGCGGCCGAGGCCGGGGCGATTGTTGTTTCCGTTGAGTACGGGCTCTTCCCGGCTCGGCCAGTACCCGCCTGCTACGAGGACTCGTGGGCCGCGCTCCGGTGGGTCGCGGGCCACGCCGACGGAGACGGGCCCGACGCGTGGCTGAACGAGCACGCTGACTTCAGCCGGGTCTTCATCGGCGGCAACAGCGCTGGGGGGAACATATCGCACACGCTGGCCGCCCGGGTCGGGTCGATCGGGCTGCCGGCTGGCGTGAGGGTGGTGGGGGTCATACTCATTCACCCGTACTTCGGCGGCACCGAGGACGACCAGATGTGGCTGTACATGTGCCCGACGAACGGCGGGCTATCGGATCCGAGGCTAAAGCCGGCGAAGGAGGATCTGGCGAGGCTGGGGTGCGAGAAGGTGCTCGTGTTCGTGGCGGAGAAGGATCACCTGAGGGAGGTCGGGATTGGGTACACCGAGGAGTTGAAGAAGAGTGGGTGGAGAGGGAGCGTGGAATTGGTGGAGCATGTTGGGGTGGACCATTCCTTTCACACGAATGATCCCAAGTCCGAGAAGGCCGTGGAATTGATGGACAAGTTCGTCTCCTTCATCAAGCACAACTGA
- the LOC115735902 gene encoding 2-hydroxyisoflavanone dehydratase-like isoform X2, with translation MDSTTSTDEIAFDSPFFRIYKDGRVDRFQGTDTVPPSLDPQTGVQSQDVRFSSDPDLSVRLFLPGSSDPARKLPLLVYFHGGAFCIESPFSPIYARHLNTLASAAGVAAVSVHYRWAPEHPLPAAYDDAWAAVRWVAAHALGERGAVAESWLRDRADFDRVFLAGDSAGANIAQHVAARAGVEGLPGLRIVGVALVHPFFRNDGPDKLMDFIFPSSSGVTDPRMNPAYDPNLGRMAGQRALVFVAEKDHLRERGRSYYEALKKSGWKGVVEIGRASS, from the coding sequence ATGGACTCCACAACCAGCACCGACGAAATCGCCTTCGACTCGCCCTTCTTCCGGATCTACAAGGACGGTCGGGTCGATCGATTCCAGGGCACCGACACCGTCCCTCCCTCCCTCGACCCCCAAACCGGTGTCCAATCCCAGGACGTCCGGTTCTCCTCCGACCCCGACCTCTCGGTCCGCCTTTTCCTACCCGGGTCCTCCGATCCGGCCCGCAAACTCCCACTCCTCGTCTACTTCCATGGCGGAGCCTTCTGCATCGAGTCCCCCTTCTCCCCCATCTACGCTAGGCACCTCAATACCCTCGCCTCCGCTGCCGGAGTAGCCGCCGTCTCCGTCCACTACCGGTGGGCGCCGGAGCACCCCCTCCCCGCCGCCTATGACGACGCGTGGGCCGCGGTCCGGTGGGTGGCCGCGCACGCCCTGGGAGAGAGAGGGGCCGTGGCCGAGTCGTGGCTCCGCGACCGCGCCGATTTCGACCGGGTGTTCCTCGCCGGCGACAGCGCCGGGGCCAACATCGCTCAGCACGTGGCCGCGAGGGCCGGCGTGGAGGGGCTTCCGGGACTGAGGATCGTGGGCGTGGCTCTGGTGCACCCGTTCTTCAGGAACGACGGGCCGGATAAGCTGATGGATTTCATATTCCCTTCGAGCTCGGGCGTGACGGACCCGCGGATGAACCCGGCGTACGACCCGAACTTGGGGAGGATGGCGGGGCAGAGGGCGCTAGTGTTCGTGGCGGAGAAGGACCATCTGAGAGAGAGGGGGCGGTCGTACTACGAGGCGTTGAAGAAGAGTGGGTGGAAGGGGGTGGTGGAGATC
- the LOC115735902 gene encoding 2-hydroxyisoflavanone dehydratase-like isoform X1: MDSTTSTDEIAFDSPFFRIYKDGRVDRFQGTDTVPPSLDPQTGVQSQDVRFSSDPDLSVRLFLPGSSDPARKLPLLVYFHGGAFCIESPFSPIYARHLNTLASAAGVAAVSVHYRWAPEHPLPAAYDDAWAAVRWVAAHALGERGAVAESWLRDRADFDRVFLAGDSAGANIAQHVAARAGVEGLPGLRIVGVALVHPFFRNDGPDKLMDFIFPSSSGVTDPRMNPAYDPNLGRMAGQRALVFVAEKDHLRERGRSYYEALKKSGWKGVVEIVETEGRDHVFHLFKPDCDDAAELVKKFASFLNQDSGGVRQCL; the protein is encoded by the coding sequence ATGGACTCCACAACCAGCACCGACGAAATCGCCTTCGACTCGCCCTTCTTCCGGATCTACAAGGACGGTCGGGTCGATCGATTCCAGGGCACCGACACCGTCCCTCCCTCCCTCGACCCCCAAACCGGTGTCCAATCCCAGGACGTCCGGTTCTCCTCCGACCCCGACCTCTCGGTCCGCCTTTTCCTACCCGGGTCCTCCGATCCGGCCCGCAAACTCCCACTCCTCGTCTACTTCCATGGCGGAGCCTTCTGCATCGAGTCCCCCTTCTCCCCCATCTACGCTAGGCACCTCAATACCCTCGCCTCCGCTGCCGGAGTAGCCGCCGTCTCCGTCCACTACCGGTGGGCGCCGGAGCACCCCCTCCCCGCCGCCTATGACGACGCGTGGGCCGCGGTCCGGTGGGTGGCCGCGCACGCCCTGGGAGAGAGAGGGGCCGTGGCCGAGTCGTGGCTCCGCGACCGCGCCGATTTCGACCGGGTGTTCCTCGCCGGCGACAGCGCCGGGGCCAACATCGCTCAGCACGTGGCCGCGAGGGCCGGCGTGGAGGGGCTTCCGGGACTGAGGATCGTGGGCGTGGCTCTGGTGCACCCGTTCTTCAGGAACGACGGGCCGGATAAGCTGATGGATTTCATATTCCCTTCGAGCTCGGGCGTGACGGACCCGCGGATGAACCCGGCGTACGACCCGAACTTGGGGAGGATGGCGGGGCAGAGGGCGCTAGTGTTCGTGGCGGAGAAGGACCATCTGAGAGAGAGGGGGCGGTCGTACTACGAGGCGTTGAAGAAGAGTGGGTGGAAGGGGGTGGTGGAGATCGTGGAGACCGAAGGAAGGGATCACGTGTTTCACTTGTTCAAGCCAGATTGTGACGATGCCGCGGAACTGGTGAAAAAGTTTGCTTCTTTCTTGAATCAGGACTCAGGAGGAGTGAGGCAGTGTCTGTAA
- the LOC115735901 gene encoding uncharacterized protein LOC115735901 isoform X2 gives MRRLHLLYLHQANWHSDQVWPFECPSAQKSMSRTDDRALGDSLFALSQTQNLRQRSGSGWFETLLNNHTNISSNGEIFSVKIRRSNISTITETLDKIYNLDWMSSASKNECTAAVGLKWMLNQGLMQHHEEIVDYFRNRGVSPIFLFRRNLLRRMISVLANSYDRDAKPLNGTHKSHVHSPHEAAILARYKPSLNSTLLIADLRQVQEMTAKALEYFKSTRHIVLYYEDVVKNRTKLVDVQDFLKVPRLDLKSRQVKIHQGSLSNQVDNWDEIQKTLRGTQYESFLHADYRK, from the exons ATGCGGCGTTTACATTTGCTCTATTTGCATCAAGCAAATTGGCATTCAGACCAAGTCTGGCCTTTTGAATGTCCAAGTGCTCAGAAGTCCATGTCCAGAACCGATGATCGAGCCTTGGGAGATTCCTTATTTGCACTATCCCAAACCCAAAACTTACGGCAG AGATCTGGTAGTGGGTGGTTTGAGACATTGCTGAACAATCACACAAATATTAGCTCAAATGGGGAAATTTTCTCTGTTAAGATTAGAAGGAGCAATATCTCCACGATAACGGAGACTTTGGATAAAATTTATAACCTGGACTGGATGAGTAGCGCATCAAAGAACGAGTGCACAGCTGCAGTTGGCTTAAAATGGATGCTTAATCAG GGTTTGATGCAGCATCATGAAGAAATAGTAGACTACTTCAGAAACAGGGGTGTTTCACCTATTTTCCTCTTCAGAAGAAATCTTTTGCGCAGGATGATATCAGTGCTCGCAAATTCCTACGATCGAGATGCCAAGCCACTAAATGGCACTCACAAGTCTCATGTGCATTCACCCCACGAG GCTGCGATACTAGCGAGATATAAGCCTTCATTGAATTCTACCTTGCTCATAGCTGACCTGAGGCAAGTACAAGAGATGACAGCAAAAGCCCTGGAGTACTTCAAGAGCACCAGGCATATCGTCCTCTATTATGAGGATGTTGTGAAGAACCGCACT AAATTAGTGGATGTGCAAGATTTTCTCAAGGTCCCGCGCCTGGATCTGAAGAGTCGTCAGGTCAAGATACACCAGGGTTCCTTATCTAATCAAGTTGATAACTGGGATGAAATTCAAAAGACACTGAGAGGAACGCAATATGAGAGCTTTCTTCATGCAGATTACCGGAAATAA
- the LOC115735899 gene encoding protein ALP1-like has translation MDQSLLLMLSNLLHLHNHLDPTTSLLSTTSSSATTSSASSPTSLLSSSSAAPLLFFTIASVLSYVASSSASSNPKSKPNANSAPSKPSPPSPSSDFSVAAFRALSTEHIWSLEPPLRDARWRSLFGLSYPVFTTVVDKLRPFITASNLSLPSDYAVAMVLSRLAHGHSAKVVASRCSLDPFLVSKITNMVTRLLATKLYPEFIKIPVSRRRLVEATQAFEELTALPNICGAIDGSAIKLHRLPRDRVSSSSYRCKYGYDSVLLQVVADHKKIFWDVCVKAPGATDDASHFRDSLLYNRVTSGDIVWDKVINVRGHHVRPYIVGDWCYPLMSFLMIPFNSKGTGTPAQNLFDGMLMKGRSMVVEAIRLLKGRWRILQDLNVGLNHAPQTIVACCVLHNLCQIAREPEPDTAREPDEIGAPARVLESEKTFFYHGQNLRQALADELHQRLSSR, from the coding sequence ATGGATCAGTCACTGTTGCTAATGCTCTCCAACCTACTCCACCTCCACAACCACCTCGACCCCACCACCTCCCTCCtctccaccacctcctcctccgccaccacctcctccgccaGCTCCCCGAcctccctcctctcttcttcctccgccgccCCACTCCTCTTCTTCACTATCGCCTCCGTACTCTCCTATGTCGCCTCCTCATCCGCCTCCTCAAACCCTAAGTCTAAGCCTAACGCTAATTCCGCTCCGTCGAAACCCTCTCCGCCGTCTCCGTCGTCCGACTTCTCCGTGGCCGCCTTCCGCGCCCTCTCCACCGAGCACATCTGGTCCCTCGAGCCCCCACTCCGCGACGCGCGGTGGCGCTCGCTGTTCGGCCTCTCGTACCCCGTCTTCACCACAGTCGTTGACAAGCTCCGCCCCTTCATCACCGCCTCCAACCTCTCCCTCCCCTCCGATTATGCCGTCGCCATGGTTCTCTCCCGCCTCGCCCATGGCCATTCTGCGAAGGTCGTGGCATCCCGCTGCTCGCTCGACCCGTTCCTCGTCTCCAAGATCACTAATATGGTTACGCGCCTCTTGGCGACGAAGTTGTACCCGGAATTTATCAAAATCCCGGTGAGTCGCCGCAGATTGGTTGAGGCGACCCAGGCCTTTGAAGAGCTCACTGCTTTGCCCAATATTTGCGGGGCTATTGATGGGAGTGCAATCAAGCTTCACCGACTCCCACGAGATAGGGTTTCTTCAAGTTCTTACAGATGCAAATATGGTTATGATTCGGTTTTGCTTCAGGTTGTGGCTGATCACAAGAAAATTTTCTGGGATGTTTGTGTTAAGGCGCCTGGTGCGACTGATGATGCTTCTCACTTTAGAGATAGTTTGTTGTACAATAGGGTCACTTCGGGGGATATAGTCTGGGATAAGGTGATAAATGTAAGGGGTCACCATGTTAGGCCTTACATAGTTGGGGATTGGTGTTATCCCTTAATGTCTTTTTTGATGATTCCCTTTAATTCAAAAGGGACGGGTACTCCGGCTCAGAATTTGTTCGATGGGATGCTGATGAAAGGGCGGTCTATGGTGGTTGAAGCCATTAGACTTCTGAAAGGGAGGTGGAGGATTCTTCAGGACTTGAATGTGGGTCTTAATCATGCACCACAGACGATTGTTGCTTGTTGTGTGTTGCATAATTTGTGTCAGATTGCAAGAGAACCGGAGCCTGATACTGCCCGGGAGCCTGACGAGATCGGTGCACCAGCAAGGGTGCTTGAAAGCGAGAAGACGTTCTTTTATCATGGGCAAAACTTGAGGCAGGCGCTGGCTGATGAGTTACACCAGCGACTTTCATCGAGATAA
- the LOC115735900 gene encoding uncharacterized protein LOC115735900 yields MEVEVAIPLPNPELNFDSTCSSPFMTAPSSPQRFGSLYFSAPTSPTRASAFLRELRNSRRSLSSIPFAWEEKPGVPKRRGSDQSGGGGGGGGDDDDDDYDFEFNFSGQLDRASASADELFYGGKIRPLKPPPRLQANSGDADSVMNSLPASPRSPSRFAQGKKMVQEVLSPRHPKRDFDPFSAALEETRKREMNLNKHEDLNRSRGRERKAESSSSPRTSSASYVRKGTRSLSPLRVSDIMEADREAEDRAAPSSSSNHGSSYFSSLLSSMSFSKGYRKWSFKDFLLFRSASEGRGTAKDPLRKYVALSKRSSFNYAPANDAKSSSFRSTESAGSVSSRRRSGAAPVSAHEMHYTLNRAVSEEMKKKTSLPYKHGLLGCLGFNPPPGVHDLARVLGR; encoded by the coding sequence ATGGAAGTGGAAGTCGCGATTCCGCTTCCGAACCCGGAGCTCAACTTCGACAGCACGTGTTCTTCTCCGTTCATGACCGCTCCGTCGAGCCCTCAACGCTTCGGCAGCTTGTACTTCAGTGCGCCCACGAGCCCCACCAGAGCTTCGGCTTTCCTTCGCGAGCTCAGGAACTCAAGGAGGTCCCTGTCCTCGATACCCTTTGCCTGGGAAGAGAAGCCCGGCGTCCCGAAACGCAGAGGGAGCGACcagagcggcggcggcggcggcggcggcggcgacgacgacgacgacgactacGATTTCGAGTTCAATTTCAGTGGTCAACTGGACAGAGCTTCGGCTTCTGCCGACGAGCTCTTCTATGGAGGCAAGATCAGGCCTCTCAAGCCGCCACCGAGATTGCAAGCCAACTCGGGTGACGCTGACTCGGTGATGAACTCGCTTCCGGCGTCTCCGAGATCGCCGTCGAGATTCGCTCAGGGGAAGAAGATGGTCCAAGAAGTTCTCTCCCCTCGCCACCCGAAGAGAGACTTTGACCCCTTCTCGGCAGCCTTGGAAGAGACCcggaagagagagatgaatcTCAACAAACACGAAGACCTAAACCGTTCTCGTGGAAGGGAAAGAAAGGCGGAATCTTCTTCGTCCCCGCGGACGTCGTCGGCCAGTTATGTTCGTAAAGGAACGAGATCTTTATCGCCTTTGAGGGTGTCCGACATCATGGAGGCTGATCGAGAAGCCGAAGATCGCGCAGCGCCCTCATCCTCATCGAATCATGGTTCTTCATATTTCTCTTCGCTGTTGTCGTCCATGTCCTTCTCGAAGGGCTACAGGAAGTGGAGCTTCAAGGACTTCCTGCTGTTCCGGAGCGCCTCAGAGGGGCGGGGCACGGCAAAGGATCCTCTGCGCAAGTACGTGGCTCTGTCGAAGAGATCCTCATTCAATTACGCACCAGCAAACGACGCGAAGAGCTCAAGCTTCAGGTCGACGGAGAGCGCCGGCTCGGTGAGCTCGAGGAGGAGATCAGGGGCCGCGCCGGTGTCAGCTCACGAGATGCATTACACGTTGAACAGAGCGGTTTCGgaggagatgaagaagaaaacgtCGTTGCCATACAAGCACGGGCTGCTGGGTTGCTTGGGGTTCAATCCTCCTCCGGGCGTGCACGACTTGGCCCGGGTACTGGGTCGCTGA
- the LOC115735903 gene encoding 2-hydroxyisoflavanone dehydratase-like isoform X1, protein MASESNEVVKEFRFFKVYKDGRLEFFMPPVEKIPPSDDPSTGVRSRDVVISLDPPVSARIFLPRISDPSLKLPLLFYVHGGGFCMQSAFSRQYHNFVSTVAAEAGAIAVSVEYGLFPSRPIPACYEDSWAALRWVAGHAGGDGAEPWLNEHADFGRVFIGGDSAGGNISHTLAARVGSMGLPQGVKVVGAILVHPYFGGTEDDQMWLYMCPTNGGLSDPRLKPAKEDLARLGCEKVLLFAAEKDHLMEMGIGYTEELKKSGWRGSVELVKNVGEEHCFHLFDPTYEKAVELKDKFVSFIKHI, encoded by the coding sequence ATGGCTTCAGAAAGCAATGAGGTGGTCAAGgagttcagattcttcaaagtCTACAAGGATGGCCGCTTGGAATTCTTCATGCCTCCCGTCGAGAAGATCCCTCCCTCCGACGATCCCAGCACCGGCGTCCGATCCAGGGACGTCGTCATCTCGTTGGACCCGCCCGTCTCTGCCCGGATCTTCCTGCCCCGCATCTCCGACCCGTCCCTGAAGCTGCCCCTCCTCTTCTACGTCCACGGCGGCGGGTTTTGCATGCAATCCGCCTTCTCCCGTCAATACCACAACTTCGTCAGCACAGTCGCGGCCGAGGCTGGCGCGATCGCCGTCTCCGTCGAGTACGGGCTCTTCCCTTCTCGCCCCATACCGGCCTGCTACGAGGACTCCTGGGCCGCGCTCCGGTGGGTGGCGGGACACGCCGGGGGAGACGGGGCGGAGCCGTGGCTGAACGAGCACGCCGACTTCGGGCGGGTCTTCATCGGCGGGGACAGCgccgggggcaacatatcgcaCACGCTTGCCGCCCGGGTCGGGTCGATGGGGCTGCCGCAGGGCGTGAAGGTGGTGGGGGCGATACTGGTGCACCCGTACTTCGGGGGGACGGAGGATGACCAGATGTGGCTGTACATGTGCCCGACGAACGGCGGGCTGTCGGATCCGAGGCTGAAGCCGGCGAAGGAGGACCTGGCGAGGCTGGGATGCGAGAAGGTGTTGTTGTTCGCGGCGGAGAAGGATCACCTGATGGAGATGGGAATTGGGTACACCGAGGAGCTGAAGAAGAGTGGGTGGAGAGGGAGCGTGGAGCTGGTGAAGAACGTCGGGGAAGAGCACTGCTTTCACCTGTTCGACCCAACGTACGAGAAGGCCGTGGAGTTGAAGGACAAGTTCGTCTCCTTCATCAAACACATCTGA
- the LOC115735904 gene encoding zinc finger protein ZOP1 — MTEYWVSQGNKWCDFCKIFISNNPSTIRNHELGQRHKDNVAKKLNDMRKEKAAKDKEEKEAARAIEQIEAKAKRSYQKDVANLQEARETNARVLDVQAGGEEEWEHDSSLGYYYSQTTGLYYDPKSGFYYSDTIGNWVPQEEAYKAVQASGNPKHGKPASGKLASSSKGSQDSEKGGMAKPQNVPAPGPVVSKSLNPVRSVKGATSSFAVNKRKREDKKPKAISKEEEAALKARAAAKRRVEEREKPLLGLYSGSWK, encoded by the exons ATGACTGAG taTTGGGTGAGTCAGGGTAATAAATGGTGCGACTTCTGCAAGATCTTCATATCAAACAATCCATCTACCATTAGAAACCATGAACTTGGTCAGCGACACAAGGATAATGTTGCCAAGAAGCTCAATGATATGAGGAAGGAGAAGGCTGCCAAGGataaggaggagaaggaagcaGCTCGCgccattgaacaaattgaagca AAAGCAAAGCGTAGCTACCAGAAGGATGTTGCAAATCTTCAGGAGGCTAGGGAGACTAATGCCCGTGTACTAGATGTTCAAGCAGGCGGTGAAGAGG AATGGGAGCATGACAGCAGTTTGGGTTATTACTATAGCCAAACCACTGGGCTTTACTACGATCCTAAATCAGGCTTCTACTATTCCGATACTATAG GAAATTGGGTGCCACAGGAAGAGGCATACAAGGCGGTCCAAGCTTCAGGGAATCCCAAACATGGGAAACCTGCCTCTGGAAAATTGGCATCATCTTCGAAGGGAAGTCAAGATTCAGAAAAAGGAGGTATGGCTAAACCACAAAATGTGCCAGCGCCTGGGCCGGTTGTTTCGAAATCCTTGAATCCTGTGAGATCAGTTAAAGGAGCCACCTCTTCTTTTGCTGTtaataaaaggaagagagaagacaAGAAGCCGAAAGCCATATCTAAGGAGGAAGAAGCAGCCCTAAAAGCGAGGGCGGCTGCTAAAAGGAGAGTTGAAGAGAGGGAGAAACCATTGCTCGGTCTTTACAGTGGAAGTTGGAAATGA
- the LOC115735901 gene encoding uncharacterized protein LOC115735901 isoform X1, with product MADDLCFFTKESFGIKSVKKSPLVLRMVVLVFAMICGVYICSICIKQIGIQTKSGLLNVQVLRSPCPEPMIEPWEIPYLHYPKPKTYGRAECSCNPVRYFAILSMQRSGSGWFETLLNNHTNISSNGEIFSVKIRRSNISTITETLDKIYNLDWMSSASKNECTAAVGLKWMLNQGLMQHHEEIVDYFRNRGVSPIFLFRRNLLRRMISVLANSYDRDAKPLNGTHKSHVHSPHEAAILARYKPSLNSTLLIADLRQVQEMTAKALEYFKSTRHIVLYYEDVVKNRTKLVDVQDFLKVPRLDLKSRQVKIHQGSLSNQVDNWDEIQKTLRGTQYESFLHADYRK from the exons ATGGCCGACGATCTCTGCTTCTTCACCAAG GAATCTTTTGGCATCAAGTCTGTGAAAAAATCTCCGTTGGTGCTGCGGATGGTTGTTCTGGTCTTTGCGATGATATGCGGCGTTTACATTTGCTCTATTTGCATCAAGCAAATTGGCATTCAGACCAAGTCTGGCCTTTTGAATGTCCAAGTGCTCAGAAGTCCATGTCCAGAACCGATGATCGAGCCTTGGGAGATTCCTTATTTGCACTATCCCAAACCCAAAACTTACGGCAG GGCTGAATGTTCGTGCAATCCTGTACGGTACTTTGCCATTTTGTCGATGCAGAGATCTGGTAGTGGGTGGTTTGAGACATTGCTGAACAATCACACAAATATTAGCTCAAATGGGGAAATTTTCTCTGTTAAGATTAGAAGGAGCAATATCTCCACGATAACGGAGACTTTGGATAAAATTTATAACCTGGACTGGATGAGTAGCGCATCAAAGAACGAGTGCACAGCTGCAGTTGGCTTAAAATGGATGCTTAATCAG GGTTTGATGCAGCATCATGAAGAAATAGTAGACTACTTCAGAAACAGGGGTGTTTCACCTATTTTCCTCTTCAGAAGAAATCTTTTGCGCAGGATGATATCAGTGCTCGCAAATTCCTACGATCGAGATGCCAAGCCACTAAATGGCACTCACAAGTCTCATGTGCATTCACCCCACGAG GCTGCGATACTAGCGAGATATAAGCCTTCATTGAATTCTACCTTGCTCATAGCTGACCTGAGGCAAGTACAAGAGATGACAGCAAAAGCCCTGGAGTACTTCAAGAGCACCAGGCATATCGTCCTCTATTATGAGGATGTTGTGAAGAACCGCACT AAATTAGTGGATGTGCAAGATTTTCTCAAGGTCCCGCGCCTGGATCTGAAGAGTCGTCAGGTCAAGATACACCAGGGTTCCTTATCTAATCAAGTTGATAACTGGGATGAAATTCAAAAGACACTGAGAGGAACGCAATATGAGAGCTTTCTTCATGCAGATTACCGGAAATAA